The window TCTAATTCATCAGCATTTTTTCCACGAATTCCCCAATGACTTTTCGGCGTTTCAAAAATAGTAATTTCAATGTCTTGTGCTGATATGCAACACAAGTTTTGGATATTTGAAAATATGGTTTGAATGAGCTTTTTCTTTGCCTCGATTGATCGACCTTCAAACATAGAGATTTCAATAATGACATAATGATCACTACGATCCTTTGGATAAATAAAGTTTTCTGGTTCCATTGGAATAAAGCGCTGAAACTTCTTTTCAACCGGATAATGTAAGCTTGTTACTAATGCTTGATGAATCGCTTCAGACAATTTTATTCTAAATTGCGTAATTGTTTGATCGAGCGCATAAATTTTTATTTGTGACACAGTGGATTAACTCCCTAAATTATAAATATTATTTTAAGATTTTTCATGATGATTTCTCTACTTTTTGCGCTTCATCTATTGTGAATGATAAAGGAATCATTGAATAAAGAAGAGGATTGAACGGATAAAATTATAGAGAATAAGCGTGTACACGACAAACTTAGTTTGATAATTCATATGTTTGTCAGTTTGATAAATGAGTAACAAGGATTGAGAATTATTTCTAAATTGACTAGCATAAGTCACAAAAGTTTCAATGATTATTTTCAGATGTTAAAGACAAAAACCTGTCTCAGAGCAATGGTGTTATGTGCACCTTTATTACTTATCGCATGTGGTAATGGGAGTAATGAACCTGAAAAAAAGGTTGAGATCAAACCTGCGCCGAAACTGACAAATGATGCAACTGCATACGCAAATGCGGCTTGGCAATTAATCAATGAGATTGATCCACTTGTTTATGACAAGAAAATCGATGAAATAGAAGAAAAAGTAAGAAAGCCGCTGCGCCAAT is drawn from Acinetobacter suaedae and contains these coding sequences:
- a CDS encoding tautomerase family protein, producing the protein MSQIKIYALDQTITQFRIKLSEAIHQALVTSLHYPVEKKFQRFIPMEPENFIYPKDRSDHYVIIEISMFEGRSIEAKKKLIQTIFSNIQNLCCISAQDIEITIFETPKSHWGIRGKNADELELNYHVNV